A genomic region of Polynucleobacter necessarius contains the following coding sequences:
- the hisD gene encoding histidinol dehydrogenase → MSSPTNINRLNSKDAGFRETLLSSLSLPMADDEAIDAAVVKILAAVKAKGDEAVLGFTKQFDRLDVATVSDLEVSRKDLEQAYKSLSADQKNALDVAAQRVRAYHERQKIEAGCHSWEYEEADGTRLGQKVTPLDRVGIYVPGGKAAYPSSVLMNAIPAKVAGVAEVIMVVPTPDGARNPLVLAAAYIAGVDRVFTIGGAQAVGALAYGTDAIPAVDKIVGPGNAYVAAAKRRVFGAVGIDMIAGPSEILVLCDGSSNPDWIAMDLFSQAEHDEQAQSILLCPDAAFIEQVQESINRLLPEMPRAKVIEASLSNRALLIQVKDMQEACEIANAIAAEHLEICALDPRKWADQIRHAGAIFMGNYTSESLGDYCAGPNHVLPTARTARFSSPLGVYDFIKRSSMIEVSEAGAQTLGAVASTLAHGEGLQAHARAAEMRLKK, encoded by the coding sequence ATGTCTTCACCGACCAACATTAATCGTTTAAACAGCAAGGATGCTGGCTTTAGAGAGACTTTGCTATCCAGTCTTTCTTTGCCCATGGCTGATGACGAAGCTATAGATGCTGCAGTAGTCAAAATTTTGGCAGCGGTGAAAGCAAAGGGTGATGAGGCGGTATTAGGCTTTACAAAGCAATTTGATCGCTTAGATGTTGCAACGGTTTCTGACTTAGAAGTTTCCCGTAAAGATTTAGAGCAGGCCTATAAATCTTTATCTGCTGATCAAAAAAATGCACTTGATGTTGCCGCGCAAAGAGTACGCGCTTATCACGAGAGGCAAAAAATCGAAGCGGGATGTCACTCTTGGGAATATGAAGAGGCGGACGGTACCCGCTTAGGTCAAAAAGTAACGCCACTAGACCGTGTGGGCATTTATGTTCCTGGCGGTAAGGCTGCTTACCCATCGTCTGTATTAATGAATGCTATTCCCGCAAAGGTGGCGGGTGTTGCCGAGGTCATCATGGTTGTGCCTACCCCAGATGGTGCGCGCAATCCATTGGTTCTGGCAGCCGCTTATATTGCAGGCGTTGATCGCGTCTTTACGATTGGCGGTGCCCAGGCAGTGGGTGCCCTAGCGTATGGCACCGATGCGATACCTGCAGTAGACAAAATTGTTGGACCCGGCAATGCTTATGTGGCAGCCGCTAAGCGCAGAGTGTTTGGAGCTGTGGGCATTGATATGATCGCCGGCCCCTCAGAAATATTGGTGCTTTGTGATGGCTCTAGCAATCCAGATTGGATTGCCATGGACTTGTTTTCTCAAGCCGAGCACGACGAGCAAGCCCAATCGATTTTGCTTTGCCCGGACGCGGCCTTTATTGAGCAAGTTCAAGAAAGCATTAATAGATTGCTTCCAGAAATGCCGCGAGCCAAAGTCATTGAGGCATCGTTAAGTAATCGTGCTTTATTGATTCAAGTAAAAGATATGCAAGAAGCCTGCGAGATTGCGAATGCGATTGCAGCGGAGCATTTAGAAATTTGCGCACTTGATCCACGTAAGTGGGCGGATCAAATTCGTCATGCTGGCGCGATCTTTATGGGTAACTACACCAGTGAGTCACTCGGTGATTATTGCGCCGGACCAAATCATGTATTGCCCACTGCGCGCACTGCGCGCTTCTCTTCGCCATTAGGTGTTTATGACTTCATCAAGCGTTCAAGCATGATTGAAGTTAGCGAGGCGGGAGCTCAAACATTAGGGGCGGTGGCGAGTACGCTGGCTCACGGCGAAGGTCTGCAGGCCCATGCGCGTGCAGCCGAGATGCGTCTTAAAAAATAA
- the hisC gene encoding histidinol-phosphate transaminase, giving the protein MSRFWSPVVQTLTPYVPGEQPQMQRLVKLNTNESPYGPSPRALAAIETQNNDDLRLYPDPEGAALKQAIAKLHGLNPNQVFLGNGSDDVLAHVFAGLLKQSKPVHFPDITYSFYPVYCKLFGIEYKTVPLGEHFEINTSQYKVPNGGIIFPNPNAPTGRSIPRSDIETLLASNTESVLVIDEAYVDYGTQSCIPLLRGDACPENLLVVHTLSKSRALAGLRVGFAVGHPALIEGLERVKNSFNSYPLGRLAQAGAIAAIEDQTHLEQTSKKVIQTRTTLVDELNTLGFETLPSTANFIFTRHPKHAGAKLYQALRDRGIIVRHFKSSRIDEFLRITIGTDEQSGELVAALKEILA; this is encoded by the coding sequence ATGAGCCGTTTTTGGAGCCCCGTTGTTCAAACCCTAACCCCTTATGTTCCTGGGGAGCAGCCGCAAATGCAGCGGCTGGTAAAGCTCAACACAAATGAAAGCCCCTACGGACCATCGCCTAGGGCACTTGCCGCAATTGAGACGCAAAATAACGATGATTTGCGCCTTTACCCAGATCCAGAAGGTGCCGCCCTTAAACAGGCAATCGCAAAGTTGCATGGCCTGAACCCAAATCAGGTTTTTTTAGGCAACGGCTCAGATGATGTGTTGGCCCATGTTTTTGCCGGCCTCCTTAAGCAAAGCAAACCCGTTCATTTTCCAGACATCACTTATAGCTTTTATCCGGTTTACTGCAAGCTATTCGGTATTGAGTACAAAACCGTGCCGCTAGGCGAGCACTTTGAGATCAACACATCTCAGTACAAAGTGCCTAATGGTGGAATTATTTTCCCGAATCCAAATGCACCAACAGGAAGATCTATTCCTCGCTCAGACATTGAGACACTGCTTGCAAGCAACACAGAGTCAGTATTGGTTATCGATGAAGCATATGTCGACTATGGCACGCAATCTTGCATCCCGCTTTTGCGAGGAGATGCTTGCCCCGAAAATCTTCTAGTAGTGCACACCCTTTCAAAATCGAGAGCCCTAGCAGGTCTGCGCGTTGGCTTTGCCGTTGGTCATCCGGCTTTAATTGAAGGTCTAGAGCGCGTAAAAAATAGTTTTAATTCCTATCCACTCGGTCGATTAGCGCAAGCAGGTGCAATAGCTGCCATAGAGGATCAGACACATCTTGAGCAAACCTCCAAAAAGGTTATTCAAACCCGCACAACATTGGTGGATGAGTTGAATACTTTGGGTTTTGAGACGCTACCATCTACGGCAAACTTTATTTTTACTCGTCATCCAAAACATGCTGGAGCCAAGCTATATCAAGCGTTGCGCGATCGAGGCATCATCGTGCGTCACTTCAAGTCTTCACGCATAGATGAGTTCTTGCGCATTACGATAGGCACAGATGAACAAAGCGGCGAACTCGTCGCCGCTTTAAAAGAAATTCTCGCTTAA
- the hisB gene encoding imidazoleglycerol-phosphate dehydratase HisB: protein MRQANVTRNTSETKIQISINLDGTGKAELASGVPFLDHMLDQIARHGMIDLKVVAQGDTHIDDHHTVEDVGITLGQAFAKAVGDKAGITRYGYSYVPLDETLSRVVVDFSGRPGLEFNVPFTRARVGDFDVDLSIEFFRGFVNHAGITLHIDNLRGINAHHQIETVFKAFGRALRMALTLDPRASGSIPSTKGSL, encoded by the coding sequence ATGCGGCAGGCCAACGTTACCCGAAACACTTCGGAAACCAAAATTCAGATTTCCATCAATTTAGATGGTACCGGTAAGGCTGAGCTAGCCTCCGGCGTTCCTTTCCTGGATCACATGTTGGATCAGATTGCCCGTCACGGCATGATTGATCTCAAGGTGGTCGCACAGGGTGATACCCATATTGATGATCACCACACCGTTGAGGATGTTGGCATTACTTTGGGCCAGGCATTTGCCAAGGCTGTGGGTGATAAAGCTGGCATTACTCGTTATGGCTACTCTTATGTGCCCCTGGATGAAACTTTGTCTCGCGTTGTGGTCGACTTTTCTGGTCGCCCAGGGCTTGAGTTCAATGTTCCATTTACTCGTGCTCGCGTAGGCGATTTTGATGTTGATCTCAGCATTGAATTCTTCCGTGGATTTGTGAACCACGCGGGTATTACATTGCATATTGATAATTTGCGTGGCATTAATGCGCATCACCAGATTGAGACTGTATTTAAGGCCTTTGGCCGTGCATTACGCATGGCTTTGACCCTTGATCCACGGGCATCTGGATCTATTCCCTCAACTAAAGGAAGTCTGTAA
- the hisH gene encoding imidazole glycerol phosphate synthase subunit HisH: protein MAQTIAIVDYGMGNLRSVYQAFHHVAPGDNVLIAHKPEEIRSADRVVLPGQGAMPDCMKHLEESGLLEALLEASQSKPLLGVCVGEQMLFDQSAEVRTNGSDQWTPCLGLIPGEVRRFELAGKKQADGSAYKVPHMGWNQVWQDRKHPLWVGIPDLTRFYFVHSYYVVPQRNEDTAGSTEYEDWFTSAVARDNIFATQFHPEKSAEYGLKLYQNFVSWQP from the coding sequence TTGGCGCAAACCATTGCGATCGTTGATTACGGAATGGGTAACCTTCGTTCCGTCTACCAAGCATTTCATCATGTTGCACCTGGTGATAATGTATTGATTGCCCATAAGCCAGAGGAAATTCGTTCAGCAGACCGCGTTGTTTTGCCTGGTCAGGGGGCGATGCCAGATTGCATGAAGCATCTTGAGGAATCTGGTTTATTAGAAGCCCTACTAGAGGCATCCCAAAGCAAACCCCTGTTAGGCGTATGCGTTGGCGAGCAAATGTTGTTTGATCAAAGCGCTGAAGTCCGCACAAATGGATCTGATCAATGGACGCCTTGTTTAGGATTGATTCCCGGGGAAGTGCGTCGATTTGAATTGGCAGGCAAAAAACAGGCCGATGGTTCCGCTTATAAAGTACCGCATATGGGTTGGAATCAAGTTTGGCAAGACCGTAAGCACCCTCTTTGGGTAGGTATTCCGGATTTAACTAGGTTTTACTTTGTGCATAGCTACTATGTTGTGCCGCAGCGCAATGAAGACACTGCGGGCTCTACAGAGTACGAGGATTGGTTTACATCTGCAGTGGCAAGGGATAATATTTTTGCTACACAATTTCATCCAGAAAAAAGTGCAGAATACGGATTAAAGCTTTATCAAAATTTTGTTTCCTGGCAACCTTAA
- the hisA gene encoding 1-(5-phosphoribosyl)-5-[(5-phosphoribosylamino)methylideneamino]imidazole-4-carboxamide isomerase: MLLIPAIDLKDGHCVRLEQGDMDKASVFSEDPGAMAAHWIGKSARRLHLVDLNGAFAGKLKNESAIKSILKAVGNEIPVQLGGGIRDLETIERLLDDGISTVIIGTAAVKNPGFVQDACAAFPGHVMVGLDARDGKVATDGWSKITGHEVVDLAKKFEDWGVEAIIYTDIGRDGMLKGVNVEATMKLAQAIRIPVIASGGLSNNQDIEALCKAEEEGVMGVMGVMGVIAGRSIYSGDLDLAAAQKYADELTLKYAKKTI, encoded by the coding sequence ATGCTGCTGATTCCTGCAATTGATCTTAAAGACGGCCACTGTGTTCGACTCGAACAGGGCGATATGGATAAGGCCTCAGTTTTTTCTGAAGATCCGGGTGCAATGGCTGCGCATTGGATTGGTAAGAGTGCGCGACGTCTACATCTCGTAGACTTGAATGGCGCATTTGCCGGCAAGCTAAAAAACGAGTCAGCAATTAAATCCATTCTTAAAGCGGTTGGAAATGAGATCCCAGTTCAATTGGGTGGTGGTATTCGTGATCTTGAAACCATTGAGCGTTTATTGGATGACGGAATCAGTACCGTCATTATTGGTACAGCAGCTGTAAAAAATCCTGGCTTTGTGCAAGATGCTTGCGCTGCCTTTCCGGGCCATGTAATGGTTGGTTTGGATGCAAGGGATGGTAAAGTCGCCACTGATGGCTGGAGCAAGATTACAGGGCATGAAGTGGTTGATCTTGCCAAGAAATTTGAGGACTGGGGCGTTGAGGCCATCATCTATACCGACATTGGTCGGGACGGCATGCTCAAGGGCGTAAACGTTGAGGCTACGATGAAGCTAGCGCAAGCCATTCGAATTCCAGTAATTGCCAGTGGCGGACTTTCAAATAATCAAGACATCGAAGCCTTATGCAAGGCTGAGGAAGAGGGTGTAATGGGTGTAATGGGTGTAATGGGTGTAATAGCCGGACGCTCCATTTATTCAGGTGACCTCGATCTCGCGGCCGCGCAAAAATATGCTGACGAGCTAACGCTTAAGTACGCAAAGAAAACTATCTAG
- the hisF gene encoding imidazole glycerol phosphate synthase subunit HisF, which yields MLTKRIIPCLDVTAGRVVKGVNFVGLRDAGEPVEIAKRYDTQGADELTFLDITATSDGRDLILYIIEDVASQVFIPLTVGGGVRAVADVRRLLNAGADKVSMNSSAVANPDLVSDAAAYYGSQCIVVAIDAKQTEAGNWEVFTHGGRTATGMDVVQWATEVAKRGAGEILLTSMNRDGSKDGFDLALTAAVSDAVSVPVIASGGVGNLQHLVDGITKGHADAVLAASIFHYGEYTVGQAKEYMAAQGIPVRI from the coding sequence GTGTTAACCAAAAGAATTATTCCCTGTTTAGATGTCACCGCAGGGCGCGTGGTTAAGGGTGTAAATTTTGTTGGGTTGCGTGATGCAGGTGAACCAGTAGAAATCGCCAAACGTTATGACACTCAGGGTGCAGACGAACTCACTTTTTTAGATATCACTGCGACCTCTGACGGACGTGATCTGATTTTGTACATCATTGAGGATGTGGCATCGCAAGTATTTATCCCGTTGACAGTTGGTGGTGGTGTGCGTGCAGTGGCTGATGTGCGGCGCCTGCTTAATGCTGGCGCAGATAAGGTCAGCATGAATTCTTCCGCAGTGGCTAATCCAGATCTGGTTTCTGATGCTGCTGCTTATTACGGATCACAGTGCATCGTTGTGGCGATTGATGCCAAGCAAACAGAGGCTGGCAATTGGGAAGTATTTACACATGGCGGTAGAACTGCCACAGGTATGGATGTAGTGCAGTGGGCTACAGAAGTTGCAAAGCGTGGTGCCGGCGAAATCCTGTTAACTAGTATGAATCGAGATGGCAGTAAAGATGGTTTCGATTTGGCGTTGACTGCTGCTGTTAGTGATGCGGTGTCAGTCCCGGTAATTGCCTCTGGTGGAGTTGGCAATCTTCAGCACTTAGTAGATGGCATTACAAAGGGCCATGCGGATGCAGTACTCGCTGCCAGCATTTTTCACTATGGTGAATACACGGTGGGTCAGGCAAAAGAATATATGGCGGCCCAGGGAATCCCGGTCCGTATTTAA
- the hisI gene encoding phosphoribosyl-AMP cyclohydrolase → MSQSTFQPIESIQPGQWLDAVAWNEQGLVPVIAQEVGTKDILMMAWMNRDALLATLRLGEAVYWTRSRQKLWHKGEESGHTQKVKEIRLDCDGDAILLLVEQKDGIACHTGEHSCFFLQWDSAKSAWVDESTSKK, encoded by the coding sequence ATGAGTCAAAGCACATTTCAACCAATTGAATCTATTCAACCGGGCCAGTGGCTAGATGCTGTTGCTTGGAATGAGCAAGGTTTGGTTCCTGTAATTGCCCAGGAAGTTGGCACTAAGGACATCTTGATGATGGCCTGGATGAATCGCGATGCGTTATTAGCTACCTTGCGATTAGGTGAAGCAGTTTATTGGACGCGCTCCAGACAAAAACTTTGGCATAAGGGCGAAGAGTCTGGCCACACTCAAAAAGTTAAAGAAATTCGCCTGGATTGTGATGGGGATGCGATTTTGCTCTTGGTTGAGCAAAAAGATGGCATTGCTTGTCATACAGGTGAGCACAGCTGCTTCTTTTTGCAATGGGATTCTGCTAAATCAGCCTGGGTTGATGAGTCGACATCCAAGAAGTGA